TCGACGAGATCGACCGCGCCCGAGCCGCGGGCGCGGACACGCTCGCGACGATCTATCACGGCTGCCAGCGCCTGCTCTGCGGGTTCGAGACCGAGCGGCCCGTGACGATCGAGCACTACCTCTCGGTGTTCGCGCGCGGCCTCGGCATCGAGTTCGAGGACAAGTACAAGACGTACCGGCTCTGGCAGGACCCCGAGCGCATCCTGGCGGAGACCACGCCGTGCCAGCGCGCGAACGCCGTCGATCCGGCACGGGCTCGCGCCTTCGTCGAGCGGACGTTCGGGCGGCGCGCGTCTCCAGCGCCCGCCAGCGACGCCTCGCCCTCGTAACGCGCCCGGGGCCTCAGGTCGCGCCGGCGCCGAGCGCCCGCTCGGTGGCGTCCTCGGCCGACCGCACGCAGTCGGCGATGCCCACGCCGCGATAGCCGCCGCCCGCGAGCCCGAGGCCGGGGAGCGCGGCCACACGCCGCTCGATCGTCTCGACGCGCGCCAGGTGGCCCACGCGGTACTGCGGCATCACGGCCGGCCAGCGACAGACGCGCGTCAGCACGGGCTCGGCCGTGACGCCGAGCGCCTGGCGGAGCTCGTCGCGGGCCCGCTCGACCAGCGTCGCGTCGTCCGCGCCCAGGATGGCCGCGTCGAGCGCGCCGCCGACGAAGGCGCGGAGCAGCGTGTGTCCCGCGGGCGCCCGGCCGGGATATTTCACGCTCGCGAAGGTGCACGCGAGGAGCGCGCGACGCTCGGTGCGCGGCACGACGAAGCCGAAGCCGTCGAGCGGGTGCGGCACGTCGGCGCGGCGATAGCCGAGGGAGATCGTCGCCGACGACGCGTAGGGGATCTCTCCGAGGAGCGTCGCGAGCGCCGGGTCCGTGTAGCGGAGCAGGCGCGCGGCGACGTGCGTCTCGGCCGCCACGATCACGCGGTCGGCGGCGAACGTCCCACCGGCCTCGGCCGCGACGCGCCAGACCCCGCCGTTCCGCTCGATCCCGACCACGCGGTGCTTCACGAGCGCGGCGCCGCCGGGAAGCCGCCCGGCGAGCGCGGTGACGAGCTCCTCCATCCCCTCCTTGAACGTGACGAACAGGCTCCAGCGCGCGCCCGAGGTGCCGGCCTGCGGCGCCGCGCGGCTCGCCCGCCAGAGGGCGAGGACGATCGAGCGCTCGCGCTTCTCGAGCTCGAGGAAGCGCGGCAGCGTCGCCGCGAGGGAGAGGTCGTCGGGATCGGCCGTGTAGATGCCCGCGACGAGCGGCTGGGCGACGCGCTCGAGCGCCTCGCGGCCGAGCCGCCGCCGCACGAACGCGCCGAGGCTCTCGTCGTCGGCGTGGCCGCGGGGCAGGACGAGGTCGAGCGCCACCCTGAGCTTCCCCGGCCAGGAGAAGAGGCGCGAGGCGAGAAACGGGGCGAGCCGCGTCGGCGCGAGCAGCTGGAAGCCGTCGGGCAGCGGATGGAGCCGCCCGGCGCGCCAGACGAAGACCTTCCGGTACCGGTCGTCGGTGCGCGCGAGCCGGTCCTCGATGCCGAGCCGCCGGCAGAGCGCCAGCGCCCACGGCTTCTCCGAGAGGAACGAGTCCGGGCCCGCCTCGACGAGGAAGCCGCCGGCGCGCTCGGTCGCGATCGTGCCGCCGAGCCGCTCGCGGGCCTCGAGGAGCACGAGCTCGAGCGCGATGCCCCGTTCCCGCGCGAGCTCGACGGCGCGGTGCGCCGCCGCGAGCCCCGTGACGCCGCCGCCGACGACCACGAGCCTCATGGGGTCACCCCGCGGTCCGCACGAGATCGGCGAGCATCGCGATGAACGCGGGATGGTCGTTGACGGCGGCGGCGCGATGGAGCGTCAGGCCGTTCGCCGCGGCGAGCGCGCGCGCCTCGACGTCGAGGTCGTAGAGGACCTCCACGTGGTCGCAGACGAAGCCGATCGGCGCCACGACCGCGTGGCGCTCACCCTCGCGCGCGAGCCGCTTCAGGACCTCGCCGATGTCGGGCTCGAGCCACGGCTCGCGCGGGCTCCCGCTCCGACTCTGGTACGCGAGCGACCAGCGCGCGTGCTCGAGCCGTCGTGCGACGGCGCGCGCCGCGGCGGTGAAGTCGGCGACGTACGCTGAGGCGCTCGCCATCTGGACGGGAACGCTGTGGGCCGTGAAGACGAGCGGCGTGCGAGCCCGCGCGGCCGCCGGGACCGCGGTGAAGGCCGCGCTCACACGGTCGGCGACCGATTCGATGAACTCCGGCCGCTCGAACCACGCCGGCGCGAAGACGATCTCGGGCGCGTCCGCGACGCGCGTGCGGGCGTCGGCGACGTCCTGCTGATAGCGCTCCCACGAGGCCTCCGTGCGGAACGCCGAGAGGATGACGCCGAGGGCGCGCTTCACGCCCCGCTCGGCCATCGCGCGGAGCGTGTCGTGGAGGAAGGGGCGCCAGTTCCGCATGCCGACGAAGACGGGGAGCGCGGGCCCGCGCGCGGCGAGCTCGCGCTCGAGCCCGCGCGCCTGGGCGAAGGTGAGGTCGCTCAGCGGCGAGCGCCGGCCGGGCATCCGCTCGTAGTGCCGCGCCACCTCCTCGAGTCGCTCCGGAGGAATCGGCCGGCCGCGCGCGACGAGCTCGAGGAAGGGGCGGATCTCGTCGGGCGCCGTCGGACCGCCGAACGCGATCAGGAGGACGGCGTCGAGGGCCGTCACCGGCGGTCGCTGAGCTCGTGGACGATGTCGACGAGCGCCTTCACGTGCTCGACGGGCGTCTCCGGGAGGACCCCGTGCCCGAGATTGAAGATGTGACCCGAACGGCCGGCCGCGCGCTCGAGGATCTCCTTCACGCGCTGCCGGATGTACGGCGGCTTCGCGAGGAGCACC
The sequence above is drawn from the Candidatus Methylomirabilota bacterium genome and encodes:
- the hemH gene encoding ferrochelatase → MTALDAVLLIAFGGPTAPDEIRPFLELVARGRPIPPERLEEVARHYERMPGRRSPLSDLTFAQARGLERELAARGPALPVFVGMRNWRPFLHDTLRAMAERGVKRALGVILSAFRTEASWERYQQDVADARTRVADAPEIVFAPAWFERPEFIESVADRVSAAFTAVPAAARARTPLVFTAHSVPVQMASASAYVADFTAAARAVARRLEHARWSLAYQSRSGSPREPWLEPDIGEVLKRLAREGERHAVVAPIGFVCDHVEVLYDLDVEARALAAANGLTLHRAAAVNDHPAFIAMLADLVRTAG
- the hemG gene encoding protoporphyrinogen oxidase — encoded protein: MRLVVVGGGVTGLAAAHRAVELARERGIALELVLLEARERLGGTIATERAGGFLVEAGPDSFLSEKPWALALCRRLGIEDRLARTDDRYRKVFVWRAGRLHPLPDGFQLLAPTRLAPFLASRLFSWPGKLRVALDLVLPRGHADDESLGAFVRRRLGREALERVAQPLVAGIYTADPDDLSLAATLPRFLELEKRERSIVLALWRASRAAPQAGTSGARWSLFVTFKEGMEELVTALAGRLPGGAALVKHRVVGIERNGGVWRVAAEAGGTFAADRVIVAAETHVAARLLRYTDPALATLLGEIPYASSATISLGYRRADVPHPLDGFGFVVPRTERRALLACTFASVKYPGRAPAGHTLLRAFVGGALDAAILGADDATLVERARDELRQALGVTAEPVLTRVCRWPAVMPQYRVGHLARVETIERRVAALPGLGLAGGGYRGVGIADCVRSAEDATERALGAGAT